A genomic segment from Nocardia cyriacigeorgica GUH-2 encodes:
- a CDS encoding PLP-dependent aminotransferase family protein has protein sequence MTTRVIGAAGLARDLGSWRDPEPDGSSRKPARPAYLALAEGIRLLIHDGRAPLGIALPSERDLAATLGVSRTTITSTYALLREHGYLITRQGSRSTVALPPSIQHDGSRPAKGILAMMAASDQPTVDLTYAAMTAPPEMEQAYATALQGIPSYLATHGMDPVGVLALREAVARRYTERGLPTDPDQILITLGAQHGLRLLLNVLAPPAARVLIDHPTYPNAIEAIRDVGARPVPVPLRPESGWDLDGIRSAARQTAATLAYLVPDFNNPTGLLMPAEDRAELAAIARETRMSIIIDESMADLALTDATPPPPTAAFARGTEIITIGSASKSFWGGLRVGWIRAGQSLITRLLGIRATVDLGTPVMDQLATTYLLEHADTILAQRRTQLRDQRAALLDALATHLPDWQVAPGAGGMSLWAQLPAPVSTALAATAPNHGVLLAAGPRFGVQGAFERFLRLPFTHPEADLRRATESIARAYETLSPRAAEPLQPLTCY, from the coding sequence GACCTCGGCAGCTGGCGCGACCCCGAACCCGACGGGTCGTCCCGCAAACCCGCGCGCCCCGCTTACCTGGCGCTGGCCGAGGGCATCCGGTTACTCATCCACGACGGGCGCGCCCCGCTGGGCATCGCCCTGCCCAGCGAACGCGATCTCGCCGCCACGCTCGGCGTCAGCCGCACCACCATCACGTCCACCTATGCGCTGCTGCGCGAGCACGGCTACCTGATCACCCGGCAGGGCTCGCGCAGTACCGTCGCGCTGCCGCCGAGCATCCAGCACGACGGCAGCCGCCCGGCCAAGGGCATCCTGGCCATGATGGCCGCCTCCGACCAGCCCACCGTCGACCTCACCTACGCCGCCATGACCGCGCCGCCGGAGATGGAGCAGGCGTATGCCACTGCGCTACAAGGTATTCCGTCTTACCTGGCCACCCACGGTATGGACCCGGTCGGTGTGCTCGCGTTGCGCGAGGCCGTGGCCCGCCGCTACACCGAGCGTGGGCTGCCCACCGACCCGGACCAGATCCTGATCACCCTCGGCGCCCAGCACGGTCTGCGGTTGCTGCTCAACGTGCTCGCCCCGCCGGCCGCGCGGGTGCTGATCGATCACCCCACCTACCCCAATGCCATCGAAGCCATCCGTGACGTCGGCGCCCGCCCGGTGCCGGTGCCGTTGCGCCCGGAATCGGGCTGGGATCTCGACGGAATCCGAAGCGCCGCCCGGCAGACCGCCGCCACCCTCGCCTATCTGGTGCCCGACTTCAACAACCCCACCGGCCTGCTCATGCCCGCCGAAGACCGCGCCGAACTGGCCGCCATCGCCCGCGAGACCCGGATGTCGATCATCATCGACGAATCCATGGCCGACCTCGCCCTCACCGACGCCACCCCGCCCCCGCCCACCGCGGCCTTCGCCCGCGGCACCGAGATCATCACCATCGGCTCGGCCTCGAAATCGTTCTGGGGTGGCCTGCGCGTCGGCTGGATCCGCGCCGGACAGTCGCTGATCACCCGCCTGCTGGGCATCCGCGCCACCGTCGACCTCGGCACCCCGGTGATGGACCAGCTCGCCACCACCTACCTGCTCGAACACGCCGACACCATCCTGGCCCAGCGCCGCACCCAACTCCGCGACCAGCGCGCCGCCCTGCTCGACGCCCTCGCCACCCACCTTCCCGACTGGCAGGTCGCCCCGGGCGCCGGCGGCATGTCCCTGTGGGCCCAACTGCCCGCCCCCGTCTCCACCGCCCTGGCCGCCACCGCTCCGAACCACGGCGTCCTGCTCGCCGCAGGCCCCCGCTTCGGCGTCCAAGGCGCTTTCGAACGTTTCCTCCGCCTCCCCTTCACCCACCCCGAAGCCGACCTCCGCCGCGCCACCGAATCCATCGCCCGCGCCTACGAAACCTTGAGTCCGCGTGCAGCGGAACCACTTCAGCCGTTGACGTGCTACTGA
- a CDS encoding DUF456 domain-containing protein, giving the protein MSVWGELVVGLVILVGLLGIVIPILPGVILIFAAIAVWAFLTGGATAWTVFAISTVLLVISGIIKYTWPGRKLKEAGVPNRSLYLGAILGIIGFFVIPVVGLFVGFIAGVYISELQRVRGQRLAWQSTWHAVKGVGLSILVELLGALLAAGVWLAAAIVV; this is encoded by the coding sequence GTGAGCGTGTGGGGCGAGCTCGTCGTCGGCCTGGTGATCCTGGTCGGCCTACTCGGCATCGTCATCCCCATCCTGCCCGGCGTCATCCTGATCTTCGCCGCCATCGCCGTCTGGGCCTTCCTCACCGGCGGCGCCACCGCCTGGACCGTCTTCGCCATAAGCACTGTCCTGCTGGTGATCTCGGGCATCATCAAATACACCTGGCCCGGCCGGAAACTGAAAGAAGCCGGCGTCCCCAACCGCTCCCTCTACCTCGGCGCCATCCTCGGCATCATCGGCTTCTTCGTCATCCCCGTCGTCGGCCTGTTCGTCGGATTCATCGCCGGCGTGTACATCTCCGAACTCCAACGCGTCCGCGGCCAGCGTTTGGCCTGGCAGTCCACCTGGCATGCGGTGAAGGGGGTCGGCCTGTCCATCCTCGTGGAACTGCTCGGGGCGTTGCTGGCAGCCGGTGTGTGGCTTGCGGCCGCGATCGTCGTCTAG
- a CDS encoding CaiB/BaiF CoA transferase family protein, with protein sequence MSTPSTTQGPLAGIRVIELAGIGPGPHAALLLADLGADVVRVQRAGQLPGGFDRPQLRGRTIVEANLKDPADVEKVLGLLDKADVLIEGFRPGVTERMGLGPDEVLARNPRLVYGRMTGWGQFGPMADRAGHDINYISLTGVLHAIGRKGERPVPPLNMVGDFGGGSMFLVFGILAALVERQTSGKGQVIDAAMVDGALALSHMIWGMRGSGAWSEERGVNLLDTGMSFYDTYETADGKYMAVGAIEPQFYAQLLAGLGIDPEGLPYQIDPAGQDTLKELFAERFRTKTRDEWTEIFIGTDACVTPVLTFSEAAENDHIKAREALVDLENITQHAPAPRFSRTPNPTPTPPPTVATPIESVWAD encoded by the coding sequence GTGAGCACTCCATCCACCACGCAGGGCCCGCTCGCGGGCATCCGGGTTATCGAACTGGCCGGCATCGGCCCAGGTCCGCACGCCGCATTGCTGCTGGCCGATCTCGGCGCCGACGTGGTGCGCGTGCAGCGGGCGGGTCAACTGCCCGGTGGATTCGACCGCCCGCAGCTGCGCGGCCGCACCATTGTGGAGGCCAATCTCAAGGACCCGGCCGATGTCGAGAAGGTGCTCGGTCTGCTCGACAAGGCCGACGTGCTGATCGAAGGCTTCCGCCCGGGCGTCACCGAACGCATGGGCCTCGGCCCCGACGAGGTGCTGGCCCGCAATCCGCGGCTGGTGTACGGCCGGATGACCGGCTGGGGTCAGTTCGGACCGATGGCCGACCGCGCGGGTCACGACATCAACTACATCAGCCTCACCGGCGTCCTGCACGCCATCGGCCGCAAGGGCGAGCGCCCGGTGCCGCCGCTGAACATGGTCGGCGATTTCGGCGGCGGTTCGATGTTCCTGGTGTTCGGCATCCTGGCTGCGCTGGTGGAACGGCAGACCTCCGGTAAGGGGCAGGTCATCGATGCCGCGATGGTCGATGGCGCCCTTGCCCTTTCGCACATGATCTGGGGTATGCGCGGTTCCGGCGCCTGGTCGGAGGAGCGCGGGGTGAACCTGCTCGACACCGGCATGTCGTTCTACGACACCTACGAAACCGCCGACGGCAAGTACATGGCCGTCGGCGCCATCGAGCCGCAGTTCTACGCGCAGCTGCTGGCCGGTCTCGGCATCGACCCCGAGGGCCTGCCCTATCAGATCGACCCGGCGGGCCAGGACACGCTGAAGGAGCTGTTCGCCGAACGCTTCCGCACCAAGACCCGCGATGAGTGGACCGAGATCTTCATCGGCACCGACGCCTGCGTCACCCCCGTGCTGACCTTCTCCGAGGCCGCCGAGAACGACCACATCAAGGCCCGCGAAGCCTTGGTCGACCTGGAGAACATCACCCAGCACGCCCCCGCGCCGCGCTTCTCCCGCACCCCCAACCCCACCCCCACCCCGCCGCCGACGGTGGCCACCCCGATCGAATCGGTCTGGGCGGACTGA
- a CDS encoding DUF397 domain-containing protein: MSAAKPATSKNGGFFKSSHSNDGPACVEVKFDGEWVLLRDSKQTSEYVSAPAMQPTIALPAVHWAAFLDAAVQRGPASIADVVAIEPTRDNGITLRAPDNTTLTYTTSEWDAFVSGIEGGEFSLLEAA, encoded by the coding sequence ATGAGTGCAGCAAAACCCGCCACCAGCAAGAACGGCGGTTTCTTCAAGTCGTCGCACTCCAACGACGGCCCCGCGTGTGTCGAAGTGAAGTTCGATGGCGAATGGGTGCTTCTTCGGGACAGCAAGCAGACCAGCGAATACGTCAGCGCTCCCGCCATGCAGCCCACCATCGCTCTCCCTGCTGTGCATTGGGCCGCCTTTCTCGATGCCGCCGTACAACGCGGCCCCGCGAGCATCGCCGACGTTGTCGCCATCGAACCCACGCGCGACAACGGCATAACTCTCCGCGCTCCCGACAACACCACACTCACCTACACGACCAGCGAATGGGACGCATTCGTTTCCGGTATCGAAGGCGGCGAATTCTCGCTCCTCGAAGCCGCCTGA